Below is a genomic region from Candidatus Rokuibacteriota bacterium.
GCCTGAGCCCATGAAAATCACAGCTATTGAAGCGATCTGTCTCGCCATCCCGATGAAACCGCTCGACCCGCCGTCGCCCTGGACCGCGGCCACGCGCAAGCAGATCATCGTGCGCGTCAGGACCGACGCGGGGCTCACGGGCGTGGGCGAGGCGTTCGCCTACGGCGCGCCGCTCGCCGTCTGCAACGTGATCGAGGAGAGCCTGGCGCCGCTGCTGATCGGCCAGGACCCGCAGAGGATCGAGTACCTGGCGGACCTCATGCACCGCGGCACCATGATCTACGGGCGGCGGGGGCTGGCGATGTTCGCCATCAGCGGCGTCGACATCGCGCTGTGGGATCTTCTCGGCAAGTCGCTGAACACCCCCGTCCATGCGCTCCTTGGGGGCGCGACACGTCCCACCCTGCCCGTGTACGCGAGCCTTATGCGCTACGACTCGCCCAAGGACGTGGCGGGCGCCTGCAAGGGCTTCGTCGCCCAGGGCTTCACCATGCTCAAGCTCCACCAGACCGACGTGGCCTCGGTCCGCGCGGCGCGTGAGGCCGTGGGGCCTTCAGTGGAGCTGATGCTCGACGTGAATTGCCCGTGGACTCCCGCCGAGGCCATCGGGATGGCGCGGGCGCTCGCGCCGTACCGGCTCTTCTGGTTCGAGGAGCCCGTGTGGCCTCCCGAGGACTACACGGGGCTGGCCGAGGTAACGCGGGCCACCGACACGCCCATCGCGCTGGGCGAGAACGAGTCCACGCTCTTCGGCTTCCGCGAGATCGTCGAGCGCCGCGCGGGCGACATCCTGCAGCCCAGCATCACCAAGGTCGGCGGCATCACGGAGTTCAAGAAGATCGCCGCGCTCGCCCAGGCGGCCAACCTACCCATTGCGCCGCACTCCTTCTACTTCGGCCCGGGACTCGCGGCGACACTCCACGTCGCGGCAACCTGGGGCGGTGCGATGCCCGTGGAGTTCCCGACGGGCGAGCACGAGACGTCTTTTCTCGCGCGCCCTATCCAGGCGCACGACGGCCACGTCGAAATCCCTACCGGTCCCGGGCTCGGCGTCGAGATCAACGAGGAGGCCATTCGCCGCCATCCCTACGCCGCCTCGGGCGCCAAACCCTTCGTGCTCCACTAGCCCATGCCGGAGTACACCGATCGCGAGCTGATGGTCATCGCCGCGGGGCGCGAGATCCGCGACGGCGATCTGGCTTTCGTCGGCATGCGGCTGCCGCTCCTGGCCTTCGCCTTCGCCAAGCGCACGCATGCCCCGGGGGCGATCGGCCTCTTCGAGAACGGCATCGTGCGCGACCAGCCGGCGCCGGAGACCCTCATGACCATGAGCGACACGCCGAATATCCCGGGCGCGCTCTGGTCCACAGGCACGCTCGAGATCATGTCGCTCCTCCAGCAGGGGCTGGTGGACCTTGGCTTCATCGGCGGCGCCGAGATTGACAAGCACGGCAACCTCAACACCAACTGCGTCGGCGACTGGCGCAGACCGAAAGTCCGGCTGCCCGGCAGCGGCGGCGGCGCGGACATCGCGAGCCTGGCCAAGCGCTTCGTGGTCATCATGCCGCAGGAGAAACATCGCTTCAAAGAGCGCGTGGACTTCATCACCTCGCCGGGCTTTGGCGACGGCGCCGGCTGGCGCGAGCGCGTGGGGCTGCCGGGCGGCGGTCCGGCCGCGGTCATCACGACCCTCGGCGTCTATCGCTTCGACCCCAAGACACGCGAGATGCTCCTCGCCTCCTGGCACCCGGGGCAGAGCGTCGAGTCGGTGCGAGCCGCGACAGGCTGGGACCTGCGCGTGGCGGACGGCTGCCGCCAAACGGCGATACCGACGGCAGCGGAGCTCGAGATCGTGCGCGCCTGCGACCCCGCGGGCTTCTGGACCCGCTAGCGCGTGGAGCAGTCGCCCACCCGTCTCCGCTGGATCATGTGGGGCATCCCCGCCTTCCTCTTCTTCTTCGCGTTCCTGCACCGCGTCGCCCCCGGTGTCATCGTCAAGGACATCATGCAGGCGTTCGGCGCGAGCGGCGAGATCGTCGGCCTGCTTTCGGCCATGTACTTCTACTCATACGCGGCCTTCATGATCCCCGCCGGGCTCTTGATCGACGGCTTCGGGGTCCGCCGCGTGATCGCAGCAGGCAGCGCTGTCATGGGGCTGGGCTCGCTGGCGATGGGCATGGCGGCCTCGCAGAACGTGCTCATGACCGGGCGGTTCTTCGTCGGCGCGGGCGCGACGGTCACCTTCATCGGCTGCCTCAAAGTTGCCACAAACTGGTTCCCGCCCTCTCACTTCGGCACGCTCTCGGCGGTGACGGCCACGGTGGGCGTGCTGGGAGCGCTCGGAGGCACCGCGCCCCTGGCTGCGCTGGTCGCGCTGACGAGCTGGCGCGGCGCCTTCACGACGATCGCCGCGCTGACACTCCTCGGCGCCGCGACGTGCTACCTCGTCGTCCGCGACCACCCGGCGGGCGCCGCCGCGGCGACGGCGCCGTCACCGAAACTCGGCGCGGTGCTCCGGGGCATGGTCCAAGTGCTGGGCAACCGCCACACCTGGCCCCCCTTCCTCGCCTTCTTCTTCCTCTACGCGGCCATGGGCAACCTCATGCTCTGGGTCGTGCCGTTCCTCCACGACATCTACGCGCTGCCGACGACCAAGGCCGCGACCTATGCCTCGGCCGTGTCATTCGCCCTCCTCTTCACGGCGCCGCTCACGGGTTATCTCTCCGACCGGGTCCTGCGCCGGCGCAAGCTCCCCTACACCGTGCTCTCCTTCTGCCTCTTTCTCTTCTGGGCGGCGCTCGCGCTCACGGCCGGGGCACTGCCGCTCTGGGGAGTGGCGCTGATCCTCTTCGGCATGGGCGGGGTGGGCGGGGCCTTCGTGCTGACCTGGCCGATCGGACGTGAAGTCAACCCGCCGCATCTGGCGGGCACCGCGGTGGCGGTCGCGAACATGGGAGGCTTCCTCGGCGCCGCGCTGACCCAGAAGTACGTCGGCCGCGTGCTCGACGCCGGCTGGACCGGCGCGATGGTCGAGGGCGCGCGCGTCTACCCCGCGGCGGCCTATGCGGGCGCTTTCAAGGTCTGCGCGGTGTTCGTGCTGGTCGCGGCGGGCATGAGCCTGCTCCTGCGCGAGACGCGCGGGCGCAACATCTACCACGAGCTCCATCCCGGAGGGACCCATGGCGGCAGCTGACGAGCCGATACGCATCGACCCCGAGATCCTCAACGAGCATCACGAAGGCACGCTGACCAAGCTCATCGGCGCGCGCTTCGTCGAGGCGACGAAGGACCGGCTCGTGGCCGAGCTGACCGTGCGAGACGACCTGACGACGGTGGGCGGCCGCGTCCACGGCGGGACGCTGATGGCGCTGGCCGACCTCGTGGGCGCGACCGGGACCTTCATCAACCTGCCGCCGGGGGCGACGGGCACGACCACGCTCGAGTCCAAGACCAACTTTTTCGCCGCCGGGCGCGAGGGCGTGATCCGCGCCGAGTCCACGCCGGTCCACCGCGGCAGGACGACCCAGGTCTGGCAGACGCGGGTGACCGACGCCTCGGGCCGCCTTCTGTCGATGACCATCCAGACCCAGCTCGTATTGCGAGAGTAGAGACCGACAGGCGGCCGAGAAGGGTCCAGATGCGAGGCCCCGCCCGATGGCCGCACGCGAGGTAACCGTAACCGGGGTCAGGTCTTGCA
It encodes:
- a CDS encoding MFS transporter, whose product is MEQSPTRLRWIMWGIPAFLFFFAFLHRVAPGVIVKDIMQAFGASGEIVGLLSAMYFYSYAAFMIPAGLLIDGFGVRRVIAAGSAVMGLGSLAMGMAASQNVLMTGRFFVGAGATVTFIGCLKVATNWFPPSHFGTLSAVTATVGVLGALGGTAPLAALVALTSWRGAFTTIAALTLLGAATCYLVVRDHPAGAAAATAPSPKLGAVLRGMVQVLGNRHTWPPFLAFFFLYAAMGNLMLWVVPFLHDIYALPTTKAATYASAVSFALLFTAPLTGYLSDRVLRRRKLPYTVLSFCLFLFWAALALTAGALPLWGVALILFGMGGVGGAFVLTWPIGREVNPPHLAGTAVAVANMGGFLGAALTQKYVGRVLDAGWTGAMVEGARVYPAAAYAGAFKVCAVFVLVAAGMSLLLRETRGRNIYHELHPGGTHGGS
- a CDS encoding PaaI family thioesterase; translation: MAAADEPIRIDPEILNEHHEGTLTKLIGARFVEATKDRLVAELTVRDDLTTVGGRVHGGTLMALADLVGATGTFINLPPGATGTTTLESKTNFFAAGREGVIRAESTPVHRGRTTQVWQTRVTDASGRLLSMTIQTQLVLRE
- a CDS encoding CoA-transferase codes for the protein MPEYTDRELMVIAAGREIRDGDLAFVGMRLPLLAFAFAKRTHAPGAIGLFENGIVRDQPAPETLMTMSDTPNIPGALWSTGTLEIMSLLQQGLVDLGFIGGAEIDKHGNLNTNCVGDWRRPKVRLPGSGGGADIASLAKRFVVIMPQEKHRFKERVDFITSPGFGDGAGWRERVGLPGGGPAAVITTLGVYRFDPKTREMLLASWHPGQSVESVRAATGWDLRVADGCRQTAIPTAAELEIVRACDPAGFWTR
- a CDS encoding mandelate racemase/muconate lactonizing enzyme family protein, with the protein product MKITAIEAICLAIPMKPLDPPSPWTAATRKQIIVRVRTDAGLTGVGEAFAYGAPLAVCNVIEESLAPLLIGQDPQRIEYLADLMHRGTMIYGRRGLAMFAISGVDIALWDLLGKSLNTPVHALLGGATRPTLPVYASLMRYDSPKDVAGACKGFVAQGFTMLKLHQTDVASVRAAREAVGPSVELMLDVNCPWTPAEAIGMARALAPYRLFWFEEPVWPPEDYTGLAEVTRATDTPIALGENESTLFGFREIVERRAGDILQPSITKVGGITEFKKIAALAQAANLPIAPHSFYFGPGLAATLHVAATWGGAMPVEFPTGEHETSFLARPIQAHDGHVEIPTGPGLGVEINEEAIRRHPYAASGAKPFVLH